The Streptomyces sp. HUAS CB01 genome has a segment encoding these proteins:
- the hemC gene encoding hydroxymethylbilane synthase, with protein sequence MTERASGTERPLRLGTRRSKLAMAQSGHVAEAVRQLTGRSVELVEITTYGDTSREQLAQIGGTGVFVTALRDALLAGEVDFAVHSLKDLPTTQPDDLALAAIPRREDPRDVLVARDGLTLDRLPHGARVGTGSPRRMAQLNAYARSHGLQIETVPIRGNVDTRIGFVRNGELDAVVLAAAGLNRIGRIDEATDFLPVDAILPAPGQGALAVECPAADTALAATLAELDDPYTRAAVTAERSLLAALEAGCSAPVGALADLPADEQAVHEMRLRGVVGTTDGSTLVQLSITGPVPSSHDEAVALGRELASEMLAKGAAGLMGERAL encoded by the coding sequence ATGACCGAGAGGGCATCGGGGACCGAGCGGCCCCTGCGGCTCGGAACCAGGCGCAGCAAGCTCGCCATGGCCCAGTCCGGGCATGTGGCGGAGGCGGTGCGACAGCTGACCGGCCGCTCCGTCGAGCTGGTGGAGATCACCACGTACGGCGACACCTCGCGCGAGCAGCTGGCGCAGATCGGCGGCACCGGTGTGTTCGTCACCGCGCTGCGCGACGCGCTGCTCGCGGGCGAGGTCGACTTCGCGGTGCACTCGCTGAAGGACCTGCCGACCACGCAGCCGGACGACCTCGCCCTGGCCGCGATCCCGCGACGCGAGGACCCGCGTGACGTCCTGGTCGCCCGGGACGGGCTGACGCTCGACCGGCTCCCGCACGGCGCCCGGGTGGGCACCGGCTCGCCGCGCCGGATGGCTCAGCTCAACGCGTACGCCCGCTCGCACGGGCTGCAGATCGAGACCGTGCCGATCCGCGGGAACGTCGACACCCGCATCGGTTTCGTGCGGAACGGGGAACTGGACGCGGTGGTTCTCGCCGCGGCCGGTCTGAACCGCATCGGCCGGATCGACGAGGCGACCGACTTCCTGCCGGTCGACGCGATCCTGCCCGCCCCCGGTCAGGGGGCCCTGGCGGTGGAGTGCCCGGCGGCCGACACCGCCCTCGCCGCCACGCTCGCCGAGCTCGACGACCCGTACACCCGGGCCGCCGTGACCGCCGAGCGGTCCCTGCTCGCCGCACTGGAGGCCGGCTGCAGTGCGCCCGTGGGCGCGCTGGCCGACCTGCCGGCCGACGAACAGGCTGTTCATGAGATGCGCCTGCGGGGCGTCGTCGGTACCACCGACGGTTCCACGCTGGTGCAGCTGTCCATCACCGGTCCCGTGCCCTCTTCGCACGACGAAGCGGTGGCACTCGGGCGCGAACTCGCCTCCGAGATGCTCGCCAAGGGCGCGGCCGGTCTTATGGGGGAGCGAGCACTTTGA
- a CDS encoding bifunctional uroporphyrinogen-III C-methyltransferase/uroporphyrinogen-III synthase: MSPTTSNVPAGPVHGQVTFLGAGPGDPGLLTLRAVEALAGADVLIAEPEVLDVVRGHARAGVSTPELTVVDDASTTAGVPVLRDAANLVMEAVRGGKRVVRAVSGDPGLDGDAGAEMLACAAEGIPFDVVPGVATAVGVAAYAGVPLRDAQGTDVRFIDARTADARCWTEVGASDGTVVVSTTLDAVASAAGELVTAGRKPDTPLTVTVAGTTTRQRTWTATLGTIAQVFKQGKVLPSPEGHRPVIAVVGERSAAAQRDQLAWFESKPLFGWKVLVPRTKEQAASLSDQLRSYGAVPHEVPTIAVEPPRTPQQMERAVKGLVTGRYEWIAFTSVNAVKAVREKFEEYGLDARAFAGIKVAAVGEQTARSLIEFGVKPDLVPSGEQSAAGLLEDWPPYDPVFDPIDRVFLPRADIATETLVAGLIELGWEVDDVTAYRTVRASPPPAETREAIKGGGFDAVLFTSSSTVRNLVGIAGKPHNVTVIACIGPATAKTAEEHGLRVDVLSPEPSVHKLAEALAEFGARRREAALEAGDPVTRPSERRPGARRRRTT, encoded by the coding sequence TTGAGCCCCACCACCTCGAACGTCCCGGCTGGTCCCGTACACGGGCAGGTCACCTTCCTCGGCGCCGGTCCCGGTGATCCGGGCCTGCTGACGCTGCGCGCCGTCGAGGCGCTGGCGGGCGCGGACGTACTGATCGCCGAGCCGGAAGTCCTCGACGTCGTTCGCGGCCACGCGCGCGCCGGAGTGAGCACGCCTGAGCTGACGGTTGTTGACGATGCCTCAACAACCGCCGGTGTCCCGGTGTTGAGGGACGCGGCCAATCTTGTCATGGAGGCCGTGCGGGGCGGCAAGCGGGTGGTCCGTGCCGTGAGCGGGGACCCCGGACTCGACGGCGACGCCGGCGCCGAGATGCTCGCCTGCGCCGCCGAGGGCATCCCCTTCGACGTCGTGCCGGGTGTGGCGACCGCCGTGGGCGTGGCCGCCTACGCGGGTGTGCCCCTGCGGGACGCCCAGGGCACGGACGTGCGGTTCATCGACGCCAGGACGGCGGACGCCCGCTGCTGGACCGAGGTCGGTGCCTCCGACGGCACCGTCGTCGTGTCGACGACGCTGGACGCCGTGGCGTCCGCGGCCGGGGAGCTGGTGACGGCCGGGCGCAAGCCCGACACACCGCTGACGGTGACGGTGGCCGGTACGACGACGCGGCAGCGGACCTGGACGGCGACGCTCGGCACGATCGCCCAGGTCTTCAAGCAGGGCAAGGTGCTGCCGTCGCCCGAGGGCCATCGGCCGGTCATAGCCGTGGTCGGTGAGCGCAGCGCCGCGGCGCAGCGCGACCAGCTCGCCTGGTTCGAGTCCAAGCCGCTGTTCGGCTGGAAGGTGCTCGTGCCGCGCACGAAGGAGCAGGCCGCTTCGCTCTCCGACCAGCTCAGGTCCTACGGCGCCGTGCCGCACGAGGTTCCGACGATCGCCGTCGAGCCGCCTCGTACGCCGCAGCAGATGGAGCGCGCGGTCAAGGGACTGGTGACCGGCCGCTACGAGTGGATCGCCTTCACCTCGGTCAACGCCGTGAAGGCGGTGCGGGAGAAGTTCGAGGAGTACGGGCTGGACGCCCGCGCCTTCGCCGGGATCAAGGTCGCGGCCGTGGGCGAGCAGACGGCGAGGTCGCTGATCGAGTTCGGCGTCAAGCCGGATCTGGTGCCGAGCGGTGAGCAGTCGGCAGCGGGGCTGCTGGAGGACTGGCCGCCGTACGACCCGGTGTTCGACCCGATCGACCGGGTGTTCCTGCCGCGGGCCGACATCGCCACCGAGACCCTGGTGGCGGGACTGATCGAGCTGGGCTGGGAGGTCGACGACGTCACGGCCTACCGGACCGTGCGGGCCTCGCCGCCGCCGGCGGAGACCCGGGAGGCGATCAAGGGCGGCGGTTTCGACGCCGTGCTCTTCACCTCGTCGTCCACCGTGCGGAACCTGGTCGGCATCGCCGGCAAGCCGCACAACGTGACGGTGATCGCCTGTATCGGCCCCGCGACCGCGAAGACGGCGGAGGAGCACGGGCTGCGGGTCGACGTGCTGTCGCCCGAGCCGTCGGTGCACAAGCTGGCCGAGGCGCTCGCCGAGTTCGGGGCGCGGCGCCGGGAGGCCGCGCTGGAGGCCGGCGACCCGGTGACGCGGCCCAGCGAGCGGCGTCCGGGAGCGCGCAGACGCCGCACGACGTGA
- the hemB gene encoding porphobilinogen synthase produces the protein MTVYGSFPGSRPRRLRTTPAMRRMVAETRLHPADLILPAFVREGVSEPVPIGAMPGVVQHSLDTLRKAAVEAREAGVSGIMLFGVPEDAKKDAAGTAGTDPDGILQVAVRAVKEEVGDDLVVMSDLCLDEYTDHGHCGVLDADGRVDNDATLERYAEMAQVQADAGVHVVGPSGMMDGQVGVVRDALDTIGKEDVAILAYTAKYSSAFYGPFREAVASSLKGDRKSYQQDPANLRESLRELALDLEEGADMVMVKPAGPYLDVLAKVAESVDVPVAAYQISGEYAMIEAAAEKGWIERDKAILETLTGIRRAGARMILTYWATEVAQKLARD, from the coding sequence ATGACTGTGTACGGATCCTTCCCCGGATCGCGGCCGCGACGGCTGCGGACCACCCCCGCGATGCGGCGCATGGTCGCCGAGACGCGGCTGCACCCCGCCGATCTGATCCTTCCCGCCTTCGTGCGGGAGGGCGTCAGCGAGCCCGTGCCGATCGGGGCGATGCCCGGGGTCGTGCAGCACTCGCTGGACACGCTGCGGAAGGCCGCGGTCGAGGCCCGGGAGGCAGGTGTCTCCGGGATCATGCTCTTCGGCGTGCCGGAGGACGCGAAGAAGGACGCCGCCGGTACCGCGGGCACCGACCCGGACGGGATCCTCCAGGTCGCCGTCCGCGCGGTGAAGGAGGAGGTCGGCGACGACCTCGTCGTCATGTCCGACCTGTGCCTGGACGAGTACACCGACCACGGCCACTGCGGGGTGCTCGACGCGGACGGCCGGGTCGACAACGACGCGACGCTGGAGCGGTACGCCGAGATGGCGCAGGTCCAGGCGGACGCGGGCGTCCACGTCGTCGGCCCGAGCGGGATGATGGACGGCCAGGTCGGGGTGGTCCGGGACGCGCTCGACACCATCGGCAAGGAGGACGTGGCGATCCTCGCGTACACCGCGAAGTACTCGTCGGCCTTCTACGGGCCGTTCCGCGAGGCGGTCGCCTCCTCCCTGAAGGGCGACCGCAAGTCGTACCAGCAGGATCCGGCGAATCTCCGGGAGTCCCTGCGGGAGCTGGCGCTCGACCTCGAGGAGGGCGCGGACATGGTCATGGTCAAGCCGGCGGGTCCCTACCTCGACGTGCTGGCGAAGGTGGCGGAGTCCGTGGACGTGCCCGTCGCCGCGTACCAGATCAGCGGCGAGTACGCGATGATCGAGGCCGCCGCGGAGAAGGGCTGGATCGAGCGCGACAAGGCGATCCTGGAGACCCTCACCGGGATCCGGCGCGCGGGCGCTCGGATGATC